The Paenibacillus tianjinensis genome has a window encoding:
- the gndA gene encoding NADP-dependent phosphogluconate dehydrogenase, which translates to MAKQQIGVIGLAVMGKNLALNIESKGFTVSVFNRSPEKTHDLIAEAEGKNLVGTFSVEEFVESLEVPRKILIMVQAGKATDATIELLLPHLDQGDIIIDGGNAYFPDTVRRSKELEEKGFRFIGTGVSGGEEGALKGPSIMPGGQESAYKLVEPILTAISAKVDGEPCCTYIGPDGAGHYVKMVHNGIEYGDMQLICEAYQLLKDVLGLDAKELHSIFKEWNSGELDSYLIEITTDIFAQYDEETGKPMVDVILDAAGQKGTGKWTSQSSLDLGVPLSMITESVFSRFLSAMKDERVEASKVLSGPAVEPFQGDKAEFIENVRKALFASKIVSYAQGFAQLRVASDEYNWDLKYGSLAKIWRGGCIIRSRFLQNITDAYETNPELKNLLLDPFFKDIMSSYQSAWRKVVAAAVTQGVPVPGFSSALAYYDSYRTERLPANLLQAQRDYFGAHTFKRVDKEGVFHHNWLSE; encoded by the coding sequence ATGGCAAAACAACAAATCGGTGTAATTGGCTTGGCGGTAATGGGTAAAAACTTGGCTCTTAACATCGAGAGCAAAGGCTTTACCGTATCGGTATTTAACCGTTCCCCGGAGAAGACACATGACCTGATTGCCGAGGCAGAAGGCAAAAACTTGGTAGGTACTTTTTCTGTCGAGGAGTTTGTAGAATCACTTGAAGTACCGCGTAAAATTCTGATCATGGTGCAAGCGGGTAAAGCTACTGACGCAACAATCGAGCTGCTGCTGCCACATCTTGACCAAGGCGATATCATTATCGATGGGGGTAATGCTTACTTCCCTGATACCGTGCGCCGCAGCAAAGAGCTTGAAGAAAAAGGCTTCCGCTTCATCGGCACCGGTGTATCCGGCGGTGAAGAAGGGGCGCTTAAAGGACCTTCCATTATGCCTGGCGGTCAGGAAAGTGCCTACAAGCTGGTAGAACCGATTCTTACGGCAATTTCGGCCAAAGTGGACGGAGAGCCTTGCTGTACATATATTGGACCTGACGGTGCCGGACACTATGTAAAAATGGTGCATAACGGTATCGAGTACGGCGACATGCAGCTGATCTGTGAAGCGTACCAATTATTGAAGGATGTGCTTGGCCTGGATGCCAAGGAACTGCACAGCATCTTCAAAGAGTGGAACAGCGGGGAGCTGGACAGCTACCTGATCGAGATCACTACAGATATCTTCGCACAGTATGATGAAGAAACCGGCAAACCGATGGTAGATGTAATTCTGGATGCAGCAGGCCAAAAAGGAACAGGAAAATGGACAAGCCAAAGCTCACTCGACCTTGGTGTGCCTCTGTCCATGATCACCGAATCTGTATTCTCCCGCTTCCTGTCAGCTATGAAGGATGAGCGTGTAGAAGCCAGCAAAGTGCTGAGCGGGCCGGCTGTTGAGCCTTTCCAGGGTGACAAGGCAGAATTCATCGAGAACGTGCGCAAAGCACTGTTTGCCAGCAAAATCGTATCCTACGCTCAAGGCTTCGCCCAGCTGCGCGTAGCTTCCGACGAATACAATTGGGATCTGAAATACGGCAGTCTGGCTAAAATCTGGCGTGGCGGCTGCATTATCCGCTCCCGTTTCCTTCAGAACATTACTGATGCTTACGAAACTAATCCGGAGCTGAAGAACCTGCTGCTGGATCCGTTCTTCAAAGACATCATGAGCTCCTACCAGTCCGCTTGGCGTAAAGTGGTTGCCGCAGCGGTAACCCAAGGGGTACCTGTACCGGGCTTCTCCAGTGCACTTGCATATTACGACAGCTACCGTACAGAGCGCCTGCCAGCAAACCTGCTTCAGGCACAGCGCGATTACTTCGGCGCCCACACCTTCAAACGTGTGGACAAGGAAGGCGTCTTCCACCACAACTGGCTGTCTGAATAG
- a CDS encoding GNAT family N-acetyltransferase translates to MAAEIVHVTTDELLQMGLDIRKKVFVEEQNVPAEEEIDEYDVISDQAHHLLIIDNGLPVATGRLIYYKTGTAKMQRIAVHKDYRSKGYGRILLMALEERARELGLEFSVLDAQCQAEDFYSKQGYEVISTEPFYDAGILHVRMQKKL, encoded by the coding sequence ATGGCGGCGGAAATTGTACATGTGACTACAGATGAACTGCTTCAGATGGGGCTGGATATCCGCAAAAAGGTATTTGTTGAAGAACAGAACGTGCCGGCGGAAGAAGAAATTGATGAATACGATGTGATCAGTGATCAGGCGCATCATTTGCTGATTATCGATAACGGTCTGCCGGTAGCTACCGGACGCCTGATTTATTATAAAACAGGGACTGCCAAGATGCAGCGTATCGCTGTCCATAAAGATTACCGGAGTAAGGGATACGGCCGGATTCTACTGATGGCGCTGGAAGAGCGGGCCCGTGAGCTGGGTCTTGAGTTCTCTGTGCTGGATGCACAGTGTCAAGCAGAGGATTTTTACAGCAAGCAAGGGTATGAGGTCATCTCTACGGAGCCGTTTTATGATGCTGGTATTTTGCATGTAAGAATGCAGAAGAAGCTGTAA
- a CDS encoding rhodanese-like domain-containing protein → MNDIPQITPEVLRQRLTAGEDLCLIDVREDDEVATGMIPGAVHIPMGQIPQRTAELPADAEVVFICRSGARSQRVCEYLQQFGFTTANLSGGMIEWNETAED, encoded by the coding sequence ATGAACGATATTCCACAAATTACACCCGAAGTGCTGCGGCAGCGTCTTACGGCAGGTGAGGACCTGTGTCTGATAGATGTCCGTGAAGATGATGAAGTAGCCACCGGAATGATTCCGGGCGCTGTTCACATTCCCATGGGCCAGATCCCGCAGCGTACCGCTGAGCTTCCGGCCGATGCTGAAGTGGTCTTCATCTGCCGCTCGGGCGCACGCAGCCAGCGCGTCTGTGAATATCTGCAGCAGTTCGGCTTCACTACCGCCAACCTCAGCGGCGGGATGATTGAATGGAACGAAACCGCAGAAGACTAA
- a CDS encoding MBL fold metallo-hydrolase, whose amino-acid sequence MTVSLQMLGTGDAFAKNYYNNNGLLLSRDYTLLIDCGTTAPLAMEKLGRSFADVNAVLITHIHDDHAGGLPELSRLMRTKFGRKMILLVADTLVEPLWESFQKNSSSAAHNPSSLEDAFEVRLLKPGFPYQLSTEITLELIRTPHIRGKDSYSLLLGGEIFYSADMIFQPELLLKLVRKQAIRQIFHDCQLKGPGEVHTTLSELLSLPEDVRKVIRLMHYGDQKPEFEGKTAEMTFLEQHVIYAL is encoded by the coding sequence ATGACCGTAAGTCTGCAAATGCTTGGCACAGGCGATGCTTTTGCCAAAAACTACTATAATAATAACGGGCTGCTTTTAAGCAGGGATTATACACTTCTGATTGACTGTGGAACGACAGCTCCACTGGCAATGGAGAAGCTGGGCAGATCCTTCGCGGATGTAAATGCCGTCCTGATCACCCATATCCATGATGATCATGCCGGCGGTCTCCCTGAGCTATCCAGGCTTATGAGAACAAAGTTCGGCAGAAAGATGATCTTGCTGGTAGCCGATACTTTAGTTGAACCGCTGTGGGAGAGTTTTCAAAAGAACAGCTCCTCAGCAGCTCATAATCCAAGTTCTCTAGAAGACGCGTTTGAGGTCAGGCTGCTGAAACCTGGCTTTCCTTATCAGCTCTCCACCGAAATCACACTGGAGCTGATCCGCACACCCCATATCCGCGGCAAAGACAGCTACTCTCTGCTGCTGGGCGGAGAAATCTTTTATAGTGCCGATATGATCTTTCAGCCTGAGCTGCTACTGAAGCTGGTCCGTAAGCAGGCTATCCGTCAAATCTTCCACGATTGCCAGCTCAAAGGTCCTGGCGAGGTTCATACAACGCTAAGTGAATTATTGTCTCTGCCTGAAGACGTCCGTAAGGTGATTCGTCTGATGCATTACGGGGATCAAAAGCCGGAGTTCGAGGGGAAAACTGCTGAGATGACCTTTCTGGAGCAGCATGTGATCTATGCGCTGTAA
- a CDS encoding DUF3892 domain-containing protein: MMNNERERFVAAQRNGDGDLMKFQTSSGRVLDYQQALQEVQAGSIAGVNVFKGRDGEMYIRGDADGDPSNNLDQLPQF, from the coding sequence GTGATGAACAATGAACGCGAGCGGTTTGTAGCAGCCCAAAGAAATGGTGACGGTGACCTGATGAAGTTTCAGACTTCCTCAGGACGAGTGCTGGATTACCAGCAGGCGCTTCAGGAGGTTCAGGCCGGCAGTATAGCTGGAGTGAACGTGTTCAAAGGAAGAGACGGAGAGATGTACATCCGCGGTGACGCAGACGGTGATCCGAGCAATAATCTGGATCAGTTGCCGCAGTTTTAA
- a CDS encoding NUDIX hydrolase gives MKVTMYETGIDEAVLKYVVIVARQGEQWIMAKHRERSTWEFAGGHIEPNESPDEAAARELYEETGAEEYTLYPISIYSVVSEGVPESFGKLYLAAVHKFGQLPQYEMGEIKSFAEIPEEVTYPMIYPALMAKVKDFMRQHEQI, from the coding sequence GTGAAAGTAACGATGTATGAGACAGGTATAGATGAAGCTGTACTTAAGTATGTGGTTATTGTTGCAAGACAGGGTGAGCAATGGATCATGGCAAAGCATCGCGAACGGTCGACATGGGAATTTGCCGGCGGCCATATTGAGCCGAATGAATCCCCGGATGAAGCCGCGGCCAGAGAGCTGTATGAGGAGACTGGAGCGGAGGAATACACGTTATATCCAATCAGCATATACTCGGTTGTCAGTGAGGGAGTACCTGAGAGCTTCGGTAAACTCTATCTGGCAGCCGTTCATAAGTTCGGACAACTCCCGCAGTATGAAATGGGGGAAATTAAGAGCTTTGCGGAAATACCCGAAGAAGTAACATACCCGATGATCTACCCTGCGCTTATGGCAAAGGTGAAGGATTTCATGAGGCAACATGAGCAGATCTGA
- a CDS encoding MFS transporter, giving the protein MSGKVAQRMHINLASPFIMEMWVIIFLVEFVKGSLLVALLPVYMENILGLSVTVVGFAFALQYLGDNLFRSPFGWVMERIGYRWTMTGALALILVAVGMIIYAKDAVTLSAACLILGIGTSPLWPCTMTGITELAGSTESGSSGAAMGAVEMASLAGTGIGPIVVNFMMDHGGQSYRFVFFVLMGCAAAVTAIAMLLPSRIGGQATHVVRDMHGDAPEAARRPLQPLQSLKRTMHQVRTSLKVSRLLFPALFLQAFAIGLMTPVVTLFTRAELHVTPNQFSLLLIAGGGITVLALIPAGKLVDRIGTTLFLNIGFLLAACSLAFFSQVRWLPLAFVAVALVGISYALILPAWNAFIAKQVPKGERGTVWGLFLTLQGSGMVAGPVLSGKLWDSVSHGAPFLASAAVMVLLFGLHLLIVHRTKLKHNPS; this is encoded by the coding sequence ATGTCTGGCAAAGTAGCACAACGTATGCATATCAATCTGGCTTCGCCGTTCATCATGGAGATGTGGGTAATCATCTTCCTGGTGGAATTTGTAAAAGGATCCCTGCTGGTCGCTTTGCTGCCGGTTTATATGGAGAACATTCTGGGTCTGTCAGTCACCGTTGTCGGGTTCGCTTTTGCCCTGCAGTATTTAGGTGATAATCTCTTCCGCAGCCCGTTCGGCTGGGTGATGGAGCGGATCGGGTACCGCTGGACCATGACCGGGGCTCTGGCGCTGATTCTGGTGGCTGTCGGTATGATTATATATGCCAAGGATGCAGTAACGTTGTCTGCAGCCTGTCTTATTCTAGGCATCGGTACATCGCCCCTTTGGCCATGCACCATGACCGGCATCACCGAACTGGCAGGCTCCACGGAAAGTGGCAGCAGCGGGGCAGCGATGGGCGCGGTGGAGATGGCTTCGCTTGCCGGAACGGGCATCGGACCGATTGTTGTTAATTTCATGATGGATCACGGAGGACAGAGCTACCGGTTCGTATTTTTTGTACTCATGGGCTGTGCTGCAGCGGTGACAGCGATTGCGATGCTTCTGCCTTCGAGAATTGGCGGGCAGGCGACTCATGTGGTGCGCGATATGCACGGCGATGCTCCGGAAGCAGCACGTAGACCGCTACAGCCCCTGCAGAGTCTGAAGCGTACGATGCATCAAGTAAGAACCTCACTGAAGGTTAGCAGGCTGCTCTTCCCGGCCTTGTTCCTCCAGGCATTTGCCATCGGGCTTATGACTCCTGTGGTGACCCTGTTTACACGCGCTGAGCTGCACGTGACCCCGAACCAGTTCAGTCTGCTCTTGATTGCAGGTGGAGGAATCACGGTACTGGCGCTTATTCCAGCAGGAAAGCTGGTAGACCGGATAGGAACAACACTCTTTTTGAATATCGGCTTCCTGCTGGCGGCCTGCTCGCTGGCATTCTTCTCCCAGGTGCGCTGGCTGCCGCTGGCCTTCGTGGCTGTGGCCCTTGTCGGAATCAGCTATGCGCTTATTCTGCCCGCCTGGAATGCTTTTATAGCTAAGCAGGTGCCAAAAGGTGAGCGGGGCACCGTATGGGGCTTATTCCTGACCCTTCAGGGCTCCGGGATGGTAGCCGGGCCGGTTCTGTCAGGTAAGCTGTGGGATTCGGTCAGCCACGGTGCGCCTTTTCTGGCGAGTGCAGCGGTGATGGTATTGCTGTTCGGTCTACATCTGCTGATCGTTCACCGGACCAAGCTGAAACATAATCCAAGCTGA
- a CDS encoding AAA family ATPase: MNLVKNGTPGVGKTTVSKALHQKLHKSVWLDGDWCWMMNPWIITEENTKVVEGNITYLLRSFLENSNFDYILFNWVLHREEYKLTRITLTCSDESLRNRMLLDNRTVEQIESSCNRLKLYEEMITHTIDTTGISTHVVVTTIQDLLKI, encoded by the coding sequence GTGAACTTAGTGAAAAACGGCACACCGGGTGTGGGTAAAACCACAGTTAGCAAAGCACTGCATCAAAAACTTCACAAATCGGTTTGGCTGGATGGGGACTGGTGCTGGATGATGAACCCGTGGATAATTACAGAAGAGAACACAAAAGTGGTCGAGGGTAACATTACCTATTTACTCCGGAGTTTTTTAGAGAATTCGAACTTTGACTATATCCTATTCAATTGGGTACTTCACCGGGAAGAGTACAAACTTACAAGAATAACGCTCACTTGTTCTGATGAATCTTTACGGAATCGGATGTTGCTTGATAACAGAACCGTTGAACAAATTGAGTCGAGTTGTAACAGGCTGAAATTATATGAAGAAATGATCACTCATACCATTGATACAACTGGCATTAGTACTCATGTAGTAGTAACAACGATCCAAGATTTATTAAAGATATAA
- a CDS encoding DUF1292 domain-containing protein: protein MSDHKHEHGHEHGEACGCGHDHDHEHEEFVLTLTNEQGEDVEMVLVETFDVGEKLYALLLERENPEADGIILRMEEEDEEMVLYNIEDEAEWKAVEEAYNELLAQQE, encoded by the coding sequence ATGAGCGATCACAAACATGAGCATGGCCATGAACATGGTGAAGCATGCGGTTGCGGACATGATCACGACCATGAGCACGAGGAGTTTGTGCTGACCTTGACGAACGAGCAGGGCGAAGATGTAGAAATGGTGCTGGTGGAAACGTTCGACGTAGGCGAGAAATTGTACGCACTGCTGCTGGAACGTGAAAACCCTGAAGCAGACGGCATCATTCTGCGTATGGAAGAAGAAGATGAAGAAATGGTGCTTTACAACATTGAAGATGAAGCTGAATGGAAAGCTGTTGAAGAAGCTTATAATGAGCTGCTTGCCCAGCAAGAATAG
- a CDS encoding shikimate kinase, with protein sequence MTGDREQQSENRANRNRNIILVGMMATGKSTVGAMLAEELGYELVDLDHVIIESEGRSIAEIFASEGEAYFRKLESAALLRMLEGEGRIISTGGGAVLVPGNAEIMLAHGLVVALTATEEAILARVSGDQNRPLLAGNAQERIRTIMEQRREAYRFAHCTVDTSELSAAEVSQHILMHYRG encoded by the coding sequence ATGACAGGGGATAGGGAGCAACAAAGTGAAAACAGGGCGAACCGGAACAGGAACATTATCCTGGTTGGGATGATGGCTACAGGCAAGTCAACGGTTGGCGCAATGCTGGCAGAGGAGCTTGGCTACGAGCTGGTTGATTTAGATCATGTGATTATTGAGAGTGAAGGCCGGAGCATCGCGGAGATTTTTGCGAGTGAAGGTGAGGCATATTTCCGGAAGCTTGAATCGGCAGCATTGCTGCGGATGCTTGAGGGAGAGGGAAGAATAATCTCCACGGGCGGAGGAGCGGTGCTTGTCCCCGGTAACGCCGAGATTATGCTGGCCCATGGTCTTGTAGTGGCTCTTACAGCTACTGAGGAGGCAATTCTTGCAAGGGTTAGCGGGGATCAGAATCGTCCGCTGCTCGCCGGCAACGCGCAAGAAAGGATCCGCACCATAATGGAGCAGCGCCGTGAGGCTTACCGTTTCGCGCATTGCACGGTCGATACATCGGAGCTGAGTGCGGCAGAAGTGTCGCAGCATATTTTAATGCATTACCGCGGTTGA
- a CDS encoding aminotransferase class I/II-fold pyridoxal phosphate-dependent enzyme, producing MNQHETPLFTALKKHAAGNPVQFHIPGHKKGLGTDAEFREFIGDNALSIDLINIAPLDDLHQPTGVILEAQKLAAQAFGADYTYFSVQGTSNAIMTMILSVCSEGDKIIVPRNIHKSVMSAIIFSGAKPVFVSPVQDENLGIDHGITTSSLERALRRHPDAKGVLVINPTYFGVVADLRSIVDLAHSYGVPVLVDEAHGVLIHFHEDLPVSAMQAGADMAATSVHKLGGSMTQSSVLNLNAKTGLVNPQRVQTIISMLTTTSTSYILLASLDTSRRNLALNGHEMASRTIALSNYAREAINNIDGLYSFGKEILGTEATFNLDPTKLNIHVRHLGITGYETENWLRQKYNIEVELSDMYNILCLITPGDTQESVDKLISALRVLSAIHYSKGEIYELKVQVPEIPQLALIPRDAFYADTQVVPFRESAGYIIAEFIYVYPPGIPILLPGEVITQDNIDYIIDHVEIGLPVKGPEDRSINFVKVIVEAEPIS from the coding sequence ATGAATCAACACGAAACTCCCCTCTTCACCGCTCTTAAAAAGCATGCCGCCGGAAACCCTGTTCAATTTCATATTCCTGGGCATAAGAAGGGGCTAGGAACCGATGCCGAATTCCGTGAGTTTATCGGCGATAACGCGCTATCCATAGATTTGATCAACATCGCACCGCTCGATGACCTTCATCAGCCTACCGGGGTGATACTGGAAGCTCAAAAGCTGGCTGCGCAGGCCTTTGGCGCCGACTATACGTATTTTAGCGTACAAGGCACGAGCAATGCCATCATGACTATGATCCTCTCTGTCTGCTCGGAAGGAGACAAAATAATTGTCCCCCGCAACATTCACAAATCAGTGATGTCGGCGATAATTTTCTCCGGAGCCAAGCCTGTTTTTGTCTCACCTGTACAGGATGAGAATCTTGGGATAGACCACGGCATTACCACCAGCTCGCTGGAACGGGCATTAAGGCGTCATCCGGACGCCAAAGGAGTTCTAGTAATCAATCCAACGTATTTTGGCGTTGTCGCCGACCTGCGTTCGATTGTGGATCTTGCCCACAGCTACGGCGTTCCCGTACTGGTGGATGAGGCACATGGAGTATTGATTCATTTTCATGAGGATCTGCCGGTCTCGGCCATGCAGGCCGGAGCGGATATGGCAGCAACCAGTGTACACAAGCTGGGCGGCTCCATGACGCAAAGCTCGGTACTTAATCTGAATGCGAAGACCGGCCTGGTCAACCCGCAGCGGGTACAGACGATCATCAGCATGCTCACAACTACGTCCACTTCATATATTCTGCTCGCGTCCCTGGATACCTCCAGACGCAATCTTGCACTGAACGGCCACGAAATGGCTTCACGGACGATTGCTTTGTCCAATTACGCACGTGAGGCGATTAACAATATTGACGGCTTGTACAGTTTTGGAAAAGAAATTCTCGGTACAGAAGCCACCTTTAATCTGGATCCGACGAAACTCAACATTCATGTGCGTCATCTTGGCATTACCGGTTATGAGACTGAGAACTGGCTCCGCCAGAAGTACAACATTGAAGTTGAACTGAGCGACATGTATAACATTCTTTGCCTGATTACCCCTGGCGATACCCAGGAATCCGTAGATAAATTGATTTCTGCCTTGCGGGTGCTCTCAGCAATCCACTACAGCAAAGGTGAAATCTATGAGCTAAAGGTGCAAGTGCCGGAAATTCCGCAGCTTGCCCTTATCCCCCGGGATGCCTTCTACGCAGACACTCAGGTGGTTCCGTTCCGCGAGTCTGCAGGCTATATCATAGCGGAGTTTATCTATGTCTATCCGCCGGGGATTCCTATTTTACTCCCAGGTGAAGTAATTACCCAGGATAACATCGACTATATCATCGACCATGTAGAAATCGGTCTGCCGGTCAAAGGGCCTGAAGACCGCAGCATCAACTTCGTTAAAGTGATTGTAGAAGCCGAGCCGATCTCCTGA
- a CDS encoding cupin domain-containing protein — protein sequence MATIFNDHNISFKQKQSPVPEFAWHTSEKLANVVGSKHLIFDIRSLDPGKYSYPYHFHRNAEEIFVIMEGKALLRTPKGIEELGTGDVVFFETGPEGAHQLFNHTEAPCKYLDLRTNNGLDVAEYPDSGKINILPYEELYQAEDRVDYYKGEDKTREKWEQLSGSSSSHSDKGDNSQ from the coding sequence ATGGCGACAATTTTTAATGACCACAATATTTCGTTTAAGCAAAAGCAGTCTCCGGTACCGGAGTTTGCCTGGCATACCAGTGAGAAGCTGGCTAATGTGGTGGGCTCGAAGCATTTGATCTTTGATATCCGGTCACTGGATCCGGGGAAGTACTCTTATCCTTATCATTTTCATAGAAATGCGGAAGAGATCTTTGTAATCATGGAAGGGAAAGCACTGCTTAGGACGCCAAAAGGAATTGAGGAGCTGGGCACAGGCGATGTGGTGTTTTTTGAGACAGGCCCGGAAGGAGCGCATCAGCTGTTTAATCATACAGAGGCGCCATGTAAGTACTTGGATCTGCGGACGAATAACGGATTAGATGTTGCGGAGTATCCTGATTCCGGAAAAATCAATATTTTGCCGTACGAAGAGCTGTATCAAGCCGAGGACCGGGTGGATTATTACAAAGGTGAAGACAAGACCCGGGAGAAGTGGGAGCAGTTATCCGGTAGTTCTTCCAGCCATTCTGACAAAGGGGATAACAGCCAGTGA